Below is a genomic region from Gemmatimonadales bacterium.
CAGAACGGGATCGGCAGGAGCGCGGCGAGGAACACCGTGAGGAACGGCCGTCTGGCGAACATGAGGACCAGGCGTCGCACCAGCGCGGAGTCCCGCATCTCGGCCATCGGGCGCGAGTGTAGCGCCGCGTCGTAAAGCCGGTAGTTGACGTACTCGACCGCCACGACGCCCAGCGTGCCGACCGCCGCGACCAGCGCCGGCGGGTAGACCCTCCCGAAGACCATGAGCACCGGCTCGTAGCCTACCGGGAGGAACATCGAA
It encodes:
- a CDS encoding VTT domain-containing protein translates to SMFLPVGYEPVLMVFGRVYPPALVAAVGTLGVVAVEYVNYRLYDAALHSRPMAEMRDSALVRRLVLMFARRPFLTVFLAALLPIPFWVARIAGVLDRYSVRRFLVATALGRFPQFLLYAALGTVIPLTGGQLLATGAVAAVILGAAVALRRGRRETLQGGNDVRREA